In Marivirga salinae, a single window of DNA contains:
- a CDS encoding SpoIIE family protein phosphatase: MILKIKHIGILIILLLLVKTAFTQKQQFESFSANDFLGEKDFLSASQDQDLNIYFKSNKDILKFNGTNFTKVKLPITLKSIDKLYAYKTKLFISDNTKTYSFDLKNDSLEVIWDRPVIQFQEYEDQLWMLSKTKLTRLNDQSHTIEEIHSNQNEEVFYSFNVDNFNTIIGHSNGLTVLKKDKNPLQIGTFLSNPSKIISVDSNTYILNNDAIFNYYNGEISRLVKNDLIIKDFFIDDFGKTWSVDSKGKLWVNNGIETEEINNLFPNENIKVFNLFNDKENNLWVLGKNQLLKIVQNNPFSRLNHSEVTDIFNGNKGNLLVRSEELIHYNVYNKKNTLKIPRKELPINTINAFELDNTWIISFDKNIYEWNIEDNNLSLLVENSSFIPFSFHSNDSLLAYNQRGEIFFLNNNFLPIRRIDHLNSSKKLEVLEEKIVTVNNQNTISTLNRTTQNTSSLQIPDSINASNLVVGKDGFWYFNEKDIYFINKAGNIQSLQIQQYELLENKIIIKLFDDHDGNLWISTKSHLLRVPITIKRDKISSRSPIAYNKNDFLYSTYFKDAKKDLSGVLWFINHNGISLFNPLKEIPNLIEPGISIEKAFAYSLDEYKNPTDTINLLADNARIKKDAIVVIEARVINHLKNEKSQISYRNISINQAERKIEAGEKIILTDFEDGRNTLAIKAINSDGVESRNEEMINMTVIPPIWKRNWFYLSGALSLLLLGFIGYKTVINIKNNRAKELEDELHKGLEDLEKKSHLQVLKAERLKQLNELITSQKGELEKKNTQIESQKYELSLTNQQIKKQKDLLEETSSKLKSSINYAKRIQNALMSTEVEIKKAFQESFVYFLPRDVVSGDFFWFKKAYNEKNEELHILAAVDCTGHGVPGAIVSVVGMNLLNNITKLKKIYDPGQILTELNYDIISDLRQDETQVNDGMDMTIVTFNTVTKQLYFAGAKNPLMYVEDGELIRIKGDKHAIGGQQRGVERDFETHHLDLTDGKKRSFYLFSDGYQDQFGGEKGFKYLTGNFKKLLVKIHDKEVLEQKTILHEEIEDWKDGYAQTDDILVIGFRI, encoded by the coding sequence TTGATTTTAAAAATAAAACATATTGGCATTTTAATCATTTTGCTGTTATTGGTGAAAACTGCATTTACTCAAAAGCAACAATTTGAATCATTTTCAGCTAATGATTTTTTAGGTGAAAAAGATTTCCTTTCTGCCAGTCAAGATCAAGACTTAAATATCTATTTTAAATCAAATAAAGATATTCTAAAATTTAATGGGACAAATTTCACAAAAGTAAAATTACCCATTACTCTTAAAAGTATAGATAAGCTTTATGCTTACAAAACAAAACTTTTCATCTCCGACAATACCAAAACCTATTCTTTTGATTTAAAAAATGATAGTTTAGAAGTCATTTGGGATAGACCTGTTATTCAATTTCAAGAATATGAAGACCAGTTATGGATGCTATCCAAAACCAAATTAACCCGTTTAAATGATCAATCACATACTATTGAAGAGATTCATAGTAATCAAAATGAGGAAGTATTTTACAGCTTTAATGTCGATAATTTTAATACAATAATTGGCCATAGTAATGGATTAACGGTATTAAAAAAAGATAAAAATCCACTGCAAATAGGGACTTTTCTTTCTAATCCTTCAAAGATCATTTCAGTTGATTCAAATACTTATATTCTCAATAATGATGCAATTTTTAATTACTACAATGGAGAAATATCAAGATTAGTTAAAAATGATCTTATCATTAAAGACTTCTTTATCGATGATTTCGGGAAAACTTGGTCAGTAGATTCTAAGGGAAAACTTTGGGTTAATAATGGTATAGAAACAGAAGAAATTAATAACTTATTTCCAAATGAAAATATAAAGGTTTTTAATCTATTTAATGATAAGGAAAATAATCTATGGGTGCTAGGGAAAAATCAATTACTAAAAATTGTTCAGAATAATCCATTCTCAAGACTAAACCATTCGGAAGTAACTGATATATTTAATGGGAATAAAGGTAATCTCCTTGTTCGTTCTGAGGAATTAATACATTATAACGTTTACAATAAAAAAAATACCTTAAAAATCCCGAGAAAAGAATTGCCAATTAATACAATCAATGCATTTGAATTAGATAATACTTGGATAATATCCTTTGATAAAAATATATACGAATGGAATATTGAGGATAATAATCTATCATTGCTTGTTGAAAATAGTAGTTTTATTCCATTTAGTTTTCACTCAAATGATTCACTTTTAGCTTATAACCAAAGAGGAGAGATATTTTTTTTGAACAACAATTTTTTACCAATTCGGAGAATTGATCACCTCAATTCTTCAAAAAAACTGGAGGTCTTAGAAGAAAAAATTGTTACCGTAAACAATCAAAATACTATATCAACTTTAAATAGAACAACTCAAAATACAAGCTCTTTACAGATACCAGATTCTATAAATGCCTCAAATTTGGTGGTAGGAAAAGATGGTTTCTGGTATTTTAATGAGAAGGATATCTATTTTATTAATAAAGCTGGAAATATTCAATCATTACAAATTCAACAATATGAACTTCTTGAAAATAAAATAATTATTAAGCTTTTTGATGATCATGATGGCAACCTATGGATATCAACCAAAAGCCATTTATTAAGGGTGCCTATTACAATTAAAAGAGATAAAATAAGTAGTAGATCACCTATCGCTTATAATAAGAATGATTTTTTATATTCCACTTATTTTAAAGATGCAAAAAAAGACTTATCAGGAGTTCTATGGTTCATCAATCATAATGGAATATCATTATTTAATCCCCTAAAAGAAATCCCAAACCTGATTGAACCTGGCATTTCTATTGAAAAAGCTTTTGCTTATTCATTAGATGAATATAAAAACCCCACGGATACAATTAATTTATTAGCAGATAATGCAAGAATTAAAAAGGATGCTATTGTTGTAATTGAAGCTAGAGTGATTAATCATTTAAAAAATGAAAAGTCTCAAATATCTTATCGCAATATTAGTATTAACCAAGCAGAAAGAAAGATTGAAGCAGGTGAAAAAATAATATTAACTGACTTTGAAGACGGTAGAAATACATTAGCCATTAAAGCCATTAACAGTGATGGGGTTGAAAGTAGAAACGAGGAGATGATTAATATGACTGTTATCCCGCCAATTTGGAAAAGAAACTGGTTTTACCTTAGTGGAGCATTATCTCTACTACTACTTGGATTCATTGGTTATAAAACAGTGATAAATATTAAGAACAACCGAGCGAAAGAACTTGAAGATGAACTTCACAAAGGTTTAGAGGATTTGGAAAAGAAATCTCATCTGCAAGTATTAAAAGCAGAAAGGTTAAAGCAACTAAATGAATTAATCACTTCACAAAAAGGAGAACTTGAGAAAAAGAATACGCAAATAGAATCACAGAAATACGAACTATCCTTAACAAACCAGCAAATTAAAAAGCAGAAAGATTTATTGGAAGAAACCAGTAGTAAATTGAAATCTAGTATTAATTATGCTAAAAGGATTCAAAATGCATTAATGAGTACTGAGGTTGAAATTAAAAAAGCATTCCAAGAAAGTTTTGTGTATTTTTTACCGAGGGATGTTGTAAGTGGAGATTTCTTTTGGTTTAAAAAAGCATACAATGAAAAAAATGAGGAGTTACATATTCTGGCAGCTGTAGATTGTACAGGTCATGGCGTGCCTGGTGCAATTGTTAGTGTGGTAGGAATGAACTTGCTTAACAACATCACTAAATTAAAGAAAATATATGATCCTGGTCAAATACTGACTGAATTGAACTATGACATCATTTCAGATTTAAGACAAGATGAAACGCAAGTTAATGACGGGATGGATATGACGATCGTCACGTTTAACACGGTTACGAAACAACTCTATTTTGCGGGTGCCAAAAATCCGCTTATGTATGTTGAAGAC
- a CDS encoding S41 family peptidase — MRSIASYLILTSIIILSACRKEDPEPPSYENGTNQYVNNWIYDNMDLYYYWTEDLPDKNINGESPDDFFYSLISTQDRFSWIQPNFQELLNSLQGITLEAGYEFLLYNDPEVANGVVGQIAYVKKGSPAEEAGLNRGDLFTKINGTALTIDNYNNQLGNIRENHILTIERYDFENGSFEEVGDFELSAIQFAENPNHLDTVYTRNGKKIGYYVYNLFTVGANNESTAYNDEMDEVFSRFQSEGIDHLVLDLRYNSGGAEGATINLASLIGTNVSDQDIFVKRDYNEGLKQAFIDEYGEESLNRKFVNKTENIGNSLKSPQLTVLTSSMTASASELLINGLNPFMETYIIGDTTVGKNVGSTSFYEEDNAENNWGMQPIITKSFNSLNESDYDLGFYPDIALKDNSLVKLQLGDVNEKLLREALIYLAGSDEASRIDTYKEIPSKSILGSMELKKRFGVYDIKLNP, encoded by the coding sequence ATGAGAAGTATTGCATCATATTTAATCCTTACTAGCATTATAATTCTATCCGCATGTAGAAAGGAAGATCCTGAACCTCCTAGCTATGAAAATGGCACCAATCAATATGTGAATAATTGGATTTATGATAATATGGATCTTTATTATTATTGGACAGAAGACTTACCTGACAAGAATATAAATGGTGAAAGTCCTGATGATTTTTTCTATAGTTTAATTTCTACTCAAGACCGATTTTCATGGATTCAGCCAAATTTTCAGGAATTATTGAATTCTTTACAAGGCATTACTCTAGAAGCTGGATATGAATTTTTGTTATACAACGATCCAGAAGTTGCCAACGGTGTAGTGGGCCAAATTGCTTATGTAAAAAAAGGTTCTCCAGCAGAAGAAGCAGGGCTTAACAGAGGAGATTTATTTACCAAAATAAATGGAACAGCATTAACAATTGATAATTACAACAATCAACTGGGAAATATTAGAGAAAACCACATTTTAACTATTGAAAGATACGATTTCGAAAATGGATCTTTTGAAGAAGTTGGGGACTTTGAATTAAGCGCTATTCAATTTGCTGAAAACCCGAACCACCTTGATACAGTCTATACTAGGAATGGAAAAAAGATAGGATATTACGTTTATAATTTATTTACAGTGGGTGCTAACAATGAAAGTACTGCCTATAATGATGAAATGGACGAGGTCTTCTCACGTTTTCAATCAGAAGGGATTGATCATTTAGTTTTAGACTTACGATATAATAGTGGTGGAGCCGAAGGAGCCACCATTAATCTTGCTAGTTTAATAGGTACTAATGTTTCCGATCAAGACATTTTCGTTAAAAGAGATTATAATGAAGGTTTAAAACAAGCTTTCATTGATGAATATGGTGAAGAATCATTAAACAGAAAGTTTGTTAATAAAACAGAAAATATTGGGAATAGCTTAAAGAGTCCGCAATTAACTGTATTAACATCTTCCATGACAGCTTCTGCATCCGAATTACTAATTAATGGATTGAACCCATTCATGGAAACCTATATAATTGGAGATACTACAGTGGGTAAAAATGTAGGTTCCACTAGTTTCTATGAAGAAGATAATGCCGAAAACAACTGGGGTATGCAGCCTATTATCACCAAATCATTCAATAGTCTTAATGAATCCGATTATGATTTAGGATTTTATCCTGATATTGCCTTAAAGGATAATTCATTAGTTAAACTTCAATTAGGAGATGTGAATGAAAAGTTATTGAGAGAAGCTTTAATCTATTTGGCTGGATCAGATGAAGCTAGTAGGATTGATACTTACAAAGAAATTCCTTCAAAAAGTATTTTAGGAAGTATGGAATTAAAAAAGAGATTTGGTGTATATGACATTAAACTAAATCCGTAA
- a CDS encoding DUF1987 domain-containing protein has product MSVLEIPAKEAAPYVRFDEENATLQLKGKSYDDDVVMLFTMLRSKVKAFGEKNPEKLDVNIYLKYFNTSSSKCLFDLLMELKNIEDKGTKLNIIWNFVEGDEEMGEEIEDFRDSLDMEFDIKPLAEDIA; this is encoded by the coding sequence ATGAGTGTATTAGAAATTCCGGCTAAAGAAGCTGCACCTTACGTTAGATTTGATGAAGAGAATGCTACACTTCAACTTAAGGGGAAATCTTATGATGATGACGTAGTGATGCTTTTTACTATGCTACGCTCTAAAGTAAAAGCTTTTGGTGAAAAAAATCCTGAAAAATTAGATGTTAATATCTACTTAAAATATTTCAATACATCTTCTTCAAAATGTTTGTTTGATTTGTTAATGGAGTTGAAAAATATAGAGGATAAAGGTACTAAGTTAAATATTATTTGGAATTTTGTTGAGGGTGATGAAGAAATGGGAGAGGAGATTGAAGATTTCAGAGATTCATTAGATATGGAATTTGATATTAAACCATTAGCGGAAGATATAGCTTAA
- a CDS encoding PhzF family phenazine biosynthesis protein, with the protein MKSEFQFAIINVFSNSLINALGNPSAIILLDRDLSDIKLQAIATELNQPATTFLWKTEKENEFLIRWFAPDAEIGLCGHGAMAASVFLSDHFSDVAADNGFKLIKNDTIIEAGLNSENEHFIILKNIQRSKQQQSPEGLEKALGKKIVEYYPTDNKHIVLLENEESLAKMKPDFEALRKIDVFGYSVTAPSSQKGDFVCRTLVPHVQQLEDHATGSTQAVLVDFWANKLEKSKLESRQLSPRGGYFNAIHNAENFKLIAHSYYTIRGTFYLN; encoded by the coding sequence ATGAAATCAGAATTTCAATTTGCTATCATTAACGTATTTTCAAATTCATTAATCAATGCATTAGGCAATCCATCAGCCATAATTTTACTTGATAGAGATTTATCAGATATAAAATTACAAGCCATAGCAACAGAGCTCAACCAACCTGCAACTACCTTCCTTTGGAAAACTGAAAAAGAAAATGAGTTTTTAATCCGTTGGTTTGCTCCAGATGCAGAAATAGGTTTATGCGGACATGGTGCAATGGCTGCTTCAGTTTTCTTATCAGATCATTTCTCAGATGTAGCTGCTGATAATGGGTTTAAACTCATTAAGAATGATACAATTATTGAAGCAGGGCTCAATTCAGAAAATGAGCATTTTATTATTCTTAAAAATATTCAGAGAAGTAAACAACAGCAGTCACCAGAAGGCTTAGAAAAGGCGCTAGGAAAGAAAATAGTGGAATATTACCCCACTGATAACAAGCATATTGTATTACTTGAAAATGAAGAAAGCCTAGCTAAAATGAAACCTGACTTTGAAGCATTAAGAAAAATAGATGTGTTTGGCTATTCTGTAACAGCTCCCTCTTCTCAAAAAGGTGACTTTGTCTGCAGAACACTTGTTCCCCATGTTCAGCAACTTGAAGATCATGCTACAGGTTCTACGCAGGCAGTGCTTGTTGATTTTTGGGCTAATAAATTAGAAAAATCAAAATTAGAATCAAGACAATTAAGCCCCAGAGGTGGATATTTCAATGCTATTCACAATGCAGAAAATTTTAAGCTGATTGCGCACTCCTATTATACAATTAGAGGAACTTTTTATTTAAATTAG